The sequence below is a genomic window from Anaerocolumna chitinilytica.
TTTAGAATTATCAAATACCACGGAATTGGCTTTATCACCTATTAATGCCCCTTTATAATCCTGATTACTTACTGCATCCAGGAATTCGGAGGAGACGTAGTATGCCTTTAAGTCCACACCCAAAGCATCCGCAATTGCTTTATGAATCTGGTTCCAGGTAAGTGTCTCATCGGAAGTAATCTGAACAGCTTCCCCAATTGCATGAAGATTACCCATCAGTCCGATAAACCCTTTTGCAAAGTCGCTGTTATGGGTTAAGGTCCACAACGATGTGCCGTCACCATGTATAAGGACTTTCTTGCCTGTCAGCATTCTCTTTATTACCTGATAACTGCCCAAAGCACCATGAACACCTACAGGAACACTCCTCTCATCATAGGTATGGCTGGGTCTTACAATGGTTACCGGGAATCCCTCTTCACGGTAAAGCTTCATCAAATAATCTTCACAGGCTATTTTATTTCGGGAATATTCCCAATAAGGATTAGAGAGTGGCGTCCCTTCCGTTATGCGGTAATCTCCTAAAGGTTTCTGGTAAGCAGATGCCGAACTTATAAATATAAACTGTTTTGTTCTATCCTTAAAGAGTCTGTAATCTCTCTGAAGCTGTTCCGGCACAAATGCTATAAAGTCTGCGACTACATCGAAGTTATGGCCTTTAATCAGCTCAGCAACTTTGTCTTCCTCCGCGATATCAGCTATCAATTCTTTTACTTCTCCGTCAAATACGGCATTTTTGCTGCCTCTGTTCAATAAATACAAATCGTGGCCTTCTTTGATAAGCTCTTTTGAAATGGCAGTGCTTATAGTTCCGGTTCCGCCAATAAATAGTACCTTCATCATTACCTCCTTTATTTTTACCCGTAAAATATTCTTGCCGGTTTTCTTTCTTTAATACTAACTAGCCTTACTTGCCAATCAATACTTCTTCCACTCTTTTTAATTCTTCTCTGATCTTTAAGCTCTGAGGACATTGTTTTTCACAGAGTCCGCAATCCTTGCAATCTGCAATGGTTTTACCTTCATTCTTTTTATAGCTTTGCATCTCATTTTTAGCATAATCAGTAAGTCCATAAACATTGTGATAGGTGTACATATTAAATATCTTAGGAATATCGATACCTGCGGGACATGGCTGACAGTAAGCACAACCGGTACAGTAAAGTTCACTGAACTTCTTTAATTTCTCAACAGATTCTCCAAGCTGTGTCCATTCGCCCTCGGTAAGTCCTTCTGCATTACTTGCTATAGCTACATTCTTTTCCACCATATCTATATTTTCCATGCCGGATAAGGCGCAGCTCATGTATGGATTTCCAAGAACAAACTTGAAGGCCAATTCATAGGTTGATATGGAAGGTTTTCCTGTAAGTTTTGTATAAAGATCTGTCGGAGCTGCCAATCTGCCGCCGCCTACCGGTCCCATAGCTACAACACCAAGTCCTTTGGAAGCAGCATACTGAATCATTTCTTCATTGCTTCTATCAAGAAGATTGTATTGAACCAGCATGGTTTCCATTGGAATGCCTCTCTCCTCTGCCTTATCAATAATATACTTGATATACTCTGCTTTATCATGAAAGGAGAAGGAAATATGCTTAATCAGTCCTTCCTCTTTTGCTTTCTTTGCTTCCTCTAAAAGATTAAGACCAAGAACACTCTTATCAAACTCTTCTTTACTTAGTCCCCAGAAATGATAGTAATCGATATACTCCATATCCAGTTTTTTAAGGCTCTTCTCTAATAATCTTCTGTAATCGCCGGATTCCTTACATCTATCCACCGGAATCTTAGTAGAAACCATGACCTTGTCTCTGATTCCTTTCAGTCCTTTACCAACTGTAATTTCACTGTTGTGGTGACAATAATATGGCGCAGTGTCAAAATAATTGACACCTTCTTCGTATGCTTTTAAAAGCATAGGTATCGCTTTCTCGTCATCAACATACCATTTACCATCCTTTTCATATTCCGGAAATCTCATACATCCGAAACCTAAAGCTGAAATCAAAGAACCAGACTTTCCAAAACTTCTGTAATTCATTGCAAAACCCCCTGTGATTCGTAATATTATTTCTAAATACACTATATCCCATAGAGTTAACTCTAGGTCAAATGATTTTCTACTAAATTTTATGACCACAATAATATCATTACGAATTTTCTTAAAATTTAATAAATAAATATAAAATTTTAGTAAAAATGTTACTTGAGGCATCTAGGTAACAGGTCTATAATTTTATGTTGGGACATTTCTTAAAAAATGATTCCTCTTTAATATTAGATTTATAAAATGGAGTATATATGAAAAAAACAAACAACTATAGTCAGGCAGTAAGGGAATATTCAAGGCAAATGAGTATTATTATTAAAAGTATGATTGCAGGGCTTCTTGCAGGATTAATATCCAGTGCTTATCGTTTTCTACTGCTGAAAGCAGAATTCGCTTCCTTTTCTGCATATCATTTCATTCGGAACCACCTCCAATTAATTCCCTTCCTCTTTATACTGCTGGCAGGTTTGGGACTGCTGACCATGCTTCTAGTTAAAAGATATCCTTTAATCAGCGGAAGTGGTATCCCACAGGTAAAAGGGATAATATCAGGATACATAACTCAGAATTGGCTCTCTACTCTGATAGGAAAATTTGCAGGAGGTATCCTGGCAATTCTGGCCGGCTTATCCCTTGGCAGGGAAGGCCCATCCATTCAGTTAGGCGCTTCTGTAGCTGAAGGCCTTGCTGATAAGTTTTCAGAAACCAAATTTGAAAAGAAGATTCTCATTGCCAGTGGTGCAGGTGCAGGACTGGCCGCTGCTTTTAATGCTCCGTTAGCCGGTGCCCTGTTTGCCCTGGAAGAAATATATAAGTATTTCTCTCCAATCGTATGTCTTTCAGCTCTGGCTTCCGCGGTGGTCGCTGATTATGTTTCTAAATTGATATTTGGAACTGCTCCTGTTTTTCTATTCGGTCAATTTGCTGATATACCGCTTAAGAGCTATTGGATCTTGCTTCTTTTAGGAATTCTTCTTGGTATTTTTGGATTTTTTTATAATAAATCAATTTTGTTATCCCAGAAATTATATAAAAAAGGGCAGAAATTAATAGGTCGCTACATTCTTTTGCTTCCCTTTCTTCTGGCAGGTATTCTAGGTCTCACCTTTCCCTTTGTATGCGGTGGAGGACATGTTCTAATCAATAAAATTAATTTTAAATCCGGTCTTCTGTTCCTGCTTTTTGCTTTGGTGCTAAAATTTCTTTTTTCCGTCATATCCTTTGGTTCTGGAGCCCCAGGTGGCATATTCTTTCCCTTTTTGGTCATGGGTGCCCTGGCTGGTGGTATTACCGCTAAGATTTCTATCCAATACTTAGGTCTTCCGGAAAATGTTTTCTACACTTTGGTTACTCTGTCCATGTGTGGATTTTTCAGTGCTATCGTACGAGCACCAATAACTGGTATTATTCTATTAGCTGAAATGACTGGTTCCGTAACTACTCTGCTCCCCCTTACAGTAGTTTCCGTTATTTCATATATGACTGCAGATATGTTAAAGAGCGCTCCGATTTATGACTCGCTGCTGCATTCTTTGATTCATAACATAGGTTCGGAATATATGCGGATGGACGTCAATAGTAAGGTTACATTTGAATCAATCATACATCATGGCTCACCTGCAGCCGATAAAAAAATCAAAGAACTGGGAATGCCTGATAACTGCCTTTTAATAGCAGTAAAAAGAGAGAACCAGGAATTTATCCCAAATGGCAGCACGATTCTAAAAGAAGGTGACCTTTTGGTACTTTTAACGGATGTTAAAGAGGAAGCTACTATTCGAAACAGCATTTCTGATCTTACGGAGTCTTCTGTTCTTACTTAATATAGAACCTATCAGACTTAACATCCAGCTTTTATTCTGTGAATTACCCTACTTCCCTGATGTGTCAACTTTTATATTCTGTAAACTCTTTCATATCTTTCTCATATCCTCACATTTAGTAATAATACGGACTGATTGACACTAGGGAGTTAGTATGTTATGGTTTAAGAAAACTATTGTGTTATCAGCCCTAATATGGACCTTTACACAATCTGATAACTGGAGGAATTCTCATGTATACTATTAAAGAAGTTTCTGAGAGAACAGGTCTGTCTATATATACCCTGCGTTATTATGATAAGGAAGGACTGCTTCCTTTGGTAAAGCGCACCCCGTCCGGAATCCGCAAATTTTCTGATAATGATATAGCCTGGCTTGGGTTAATCTGCTGCCTGAAGAATTCCGGAATGTCTATTGAGAATATCAAGGAATTCATGAACCTATGTCTAAAAGGCGAGGAAACTGCAGAGATTCGTAAGGACATGCTGTTACTGCATAAACAGCATATCTTACAGCAGATGAATGAACTGGAAAAGAGCCTGGATACCGTCAACTATAAAATTAATCACTATAAGGAAATTGGTATCTTTCATATAGATGGTGATAAACTTGATGCTGTATAATATTTTCTCAAATTAGGAGGCTTCTCATGCTCTCTGTGCCAATAGATACGGAATCTGCTGTTCCAATGTATGAACAGATATATTCCTATATTAAGAATGAAATCAAGGATGACAGGCTAAGTAAGGGTTCTAAACTGCCTTCCGCACGAAGTCTTGCCGCACACCTTACTATCAGCCGGAACACCGTGGATATGGCCTATTCTCAGCTGGTATCGGAAGGTTATATTGAATCGGTTCCAAAGAGTGGCTTTTACGTCGCTGCGGTTTCCGCACTCACTTCCATACCAACCCTGCCTGTCATAAAAAAAGAAGTAAAAAAGCAGATAAAACAATCCTGTCAGTTTGACTTCTCGCCTTTTGCAATTGATATTAACAGTTTCCCCTATAATACCTGGCGAAAGCTCTCAAAGGATTGTATGAGCGAATACAACAATGAGTTGTTTCTATTAGGCGACAGCAGAGGAGACGAATCTCTGCGTAATGCTATCGCTGTATACCTTTACAGTTCAAGAGGTGTTATATGTTCCGCAGATCAAATTATTGTAGGAGCAGGAACAGATTACTTACTGCTGCTTTTATCAAGACTATTCAACCGTAAAAAGCTTGACTCTCTCTCGGATTCCTCAGGCACCTCCCTATCAGACACCCGTCAAACGGAAAATGTAATTGCCATGGAAAATCCCACCTATAAGAGGGCATATGAAATTTTCATTGGAATGCAGTATGATGTAATTCCCATTGAACTGGACCAGAATGGTATCTGCGTGGACAACCTCTTTAGTACAGATGCAGATGTTGTTTATGTAACTCCCTCTCACCAGTATCCTTTAGGAATCGTAATGCCTGTAAAGAGAAGACAGGAACTGCTGGCCTGGGCAGCCTTAAAAAAAGAACGCTATATCATTGAAGACGATCATGACAGTGAGTTTCGTTATAAAGGAAAGCCGATTCCTGCCCTAAAGAGCATGGACTCCTTTGAAAAAGTAATATACCTTGGTACTTTTTCAAGAGCCATTGCACCAGCCATACGTGTAGGATATATGGTCTTGCCCGAAGAGTTATTATTATTGTACAAAAAATATCTTGGTATGTTTTCTTCCACCGTTTCAAGAGTAGATCAGTATATTATAACCCATTTTCTGAGCGATGGCTATTTCGAACGGCATCTTAATAAGATTCGTACTCTGTACAAGAATAAGCATGATTTGCTGCTTCAGACTCTTAAAATCTTTCAGGATAAGATTATCATTGAAGGTGAGAATGCAGGTCTTCACCTGGTAGTTTACTTTAAGACTTCCCTCTCAGAATCTGAGTTACTAGCCCTGGCGGGGGATAACAGTATTAAACTCTATGGATTAAACAGACATTACATTACCCCGAACAAGAGCAGTTATCCAGGAATTCTTCTAGGTTATGCGAATCTTTCGGAAAATGAAATCACTGCAGGTATCACCAGTTTGTATGATACTATCAAGTATCACTTAAATTGAAATATTGAAAACGCCTTCATAAGAAGGAAGCTGATTAAAGGAATGAAGAATGAACTATAAATATGCAGTTAACCAAAATTATGAGGATTTTGCAAGTGGACGTGTATTCTACAATGCGAAAAACGTCCCTAATTATCCAGTACGTCTAATCAATGAGCTATATGGCAGATGTCTCTCTTATTCTGAAAAGAAAGAAGATTTATGCTTATATGATTGCTGTTGCGGCGGAGGATATTCCTTAACTGTTCTTGGATTTTTAAATCAACGGTCTATCTCTTCTATCGTTGGCAGTGATATCGATGAAAATATGCTTACGACAGCCGAGAAGAACCTATCCCTATTAACAAAGGAAGGATTAGCACGACGAAAGCATGAGCTTCAGGAATTGTATCTTAAATACTCGAAAAGCTCCCATATGGATGCCCAAATAAGTGCAGATCGATTAGGCCTCTTCTTAAAGAAAGACATATCTATAAAGATTTTTCAGGCTGATGCATTAAATCTGACTCCTCAGATATTCTCTCCCGATATCATAATTACAGATATACCTTACGGGCATTTAGTGGAATGGCATGGTAATGACGATTGCCTGGATAAATTAATTAATAGCTTAAGAAATTTTGCTTCTAATAATACAATCATAGCTGTCTCCATGGATAAGGGTCAAAAGCTCTCACAAACCGGTATAAAAAGATTAGAACATCAGGTAATAGGAAAAAGAAAATTTGAGA
It includes:
- a CDS encoding MerR family transcriptional regulator, producing the protein MYTIKEVSERTGLSIYTLRYYDKEGLLPLVKRTPSGIRKFSDNDIAWLGLICCLKNSGMSIENIKEFMNLCLKGEETAEIRKDMLLLHKQHILQQMNELEKSLDTVNYKINHYKEIGIFHIDGDKLDAV
- a CDS encoding ClC family H(+)/Cl(-) exchange transporter; this encodes MKKTNNYSQAVREYSRQMSIIIKSMIAGLLAGLISSAYRFLLLKAEFASFSAYHFIRNHLQLIPFLFILLAGLGLLTMLLVKRYPLISGSGIPQVKGIISGYITQNWLSTLIGKFAGGILAILAGLSLGREGPSIQLGASVAEGLADKFSETKFEKKILIASGAGAGLAAAFNAPLAGALFALEEIYKYFSPIVCLSALASAVVADYVSKLIFGTAPVFLFGQFADIPLKSYWILLLLGILLGIFGFFYNKSILLSQKLYKKGQKLIGRYILLLPFLLAGILGLTFPFVCGGGHVLINKINFKSGLLFLLFALVLKFLFSVISFGSGAPGGIFFPFLVMGALAGGITAKISIQYLGLPENVFYTLVTLSMCGFFSAIVRAPITGIILLAEMTGSVTTLLPLTVVSVISYMTADMLKSAPIYDSLLHSLIHNIGSEYMRMDVNSKVTFESIIHHGSPAADKKIKELGMPDNCLLIAVKRENQEFIPNGSTILKEGDLLVLLTDVKEEATIRNSISDLTESSVLT
- a CDS encoding aldo/keto reductase gives rise to the protein MNYRSFGKSGSLISALGFGCMRFPEYEKDGKWYVDDEKAIPMLLKAYEEGVNYFDTAPYYCHHNSEITVGKGLKGIRDKVMVSTKIPVDRCKESGDYRRLLEKSLKKLDMEYIDYYHFWGLSKEEFDKSVLGLNLLEEAKKAKEEGLIKHISFSFHDKAEYIKYIIDKAEERGIPMETMLVQYNLLDRSNEEMIQYAASKGLGVVAMGPVGGGRLAAPTDLYTKLTGKPSISTYELAFKFVLGNPYMSCALSGMENIDMVEKNVAIASNAEGLTEGEWTQLGESVEKLKKFSELYCTGCAYCQPCPAGIDIPKIFNMYTYHNVYGLTDYAKNEMQSYKKNEGKTIADCKDCGLCEKQCPQSLKIREELKRVEEVLIGK
- a CDS encoding SDR family oxidoreductase, with the protein product MKVLFIGGTGTISTAISKELIKEGHDLYLLNRGSKNAVFDGEVKELIADIAEEDKVAELIKGHNFDVVADFIAFVPEQLQRDYRLFKDRTKQFIFISSASAYQKPLGDYRITEGTPLSNPYWEYSRNKIACEDYLMKLYREEGFPVTIVRPSHTYDERSVPVGVHGALGSYQVIKRMLTGKKVLIHGDGTSLWTLTHNSDFAKGFIGLMGNLHAIGEAVQITSDETLTWNQIHKAIADALGVDLKAYYVSSEFLDAVSNQDYKGALIGDKANSVVFDNSKIKRLVPGFTCTRRFDQQVKNIVEYVLSHPECQKEDEEFDLWCDKVIDTLENAAKVIRG
- the pdxR gene encoding MocR-like pyridoxine biosynthesis transcription factor PdxR, yielding MLSVPIDTESAVPMYEQIYSYIKNEIKDDRLSKGSKLPSARSLAAHLTISRNTVDMAYSQLVSEGYIESVPKSGFYVAAVSALTSIPTLPVIKKEVKKQIKQSCQFDFSPFAIDINSFPYNTWRKLSKDCMSEYNNELFLLGDSRGDESLRNAIAVYLYSSRGVICSADQIIVGAGTDYLLLLLSRLFNRKKLDSLSDSSGTSLSDTRQTENVIAMENPTYKRAYEIFIGMQYDVIPIELDQNGICVDNLFSTDADVVYVTPSHQYPLGIVMPVKRRQELLAWAALKKERYIIEDDHDSEFRYKGKPIPALKSMDSFEKVIYLGTFSRAIAPAIRVGYMVLPEELLLLYKKYLGMFSSTVSRVDQYIITHFLSDGYFERHLNKIRTLYKNKHDLLLQTLKIFQDKIIIEGENAGLHLVVYFKTSLSESELLALAGDNSIKLYGLNRHYITPNKSSYPGILLGYANLSENEITAGITSLYDTIKYHLN